One Nitrosopumilus piranensis genomic region harbors:
- a CDS encoding THUMP domain-containing protein, with the protein MNLIVTCARHLESETEDELRGFLEEFGDSDPKVIITSMSGILTADTKLDPVKVVGKIKEMLLDEPWSVRYCLRIIPLQKIVETKIEEIQKVVEELSDRISKDEKYRISIEKRNSDLSSQEIIKKIASKIENQVSLEFPDKVVLIEILGNKTGISILKKSDILSTEKTKRSISE; encoded by the coding sequence ATGAACTTGATAGTAACATGTGCAAGACACCTAGAATCTGAAACAGAAGATGAGCTAAGGGGATTTCTAGAGGAGTTTGGGGATTCTGATCCCAAAGTTATAATCACTAGCATGTCAGGCATCTTGACTGCAGATACAAAGTTAGATCCAGTAAAAGTTGTAGGAAAGATCAAGGAGATGTTACTTGATGAGCCATGGAGTGTAAGGTATTGCTTGAGAATCATTCCACTACAGAAAATAGTTGAGACAAAAATCGAAGAGATTCAAAAAGTTGTAGAAGAGTTATCAGACAGAATTTCAAAAGATGAAAAATACAGAATATCAATTGAAAAAAGAAATTCAGATTTATCCAGTCAGGAAATAATTAAAAAAATTGCAAGCAAGATAGAAAATCAGGTTTCACTAGAATTTCCAGATAAGGTTGTCTTAATTGAAATTTTGGGCAACAAGACTGGAATTTCTATTCTAAAAAAGTCAGATATTTTGAGCACAGAGAAGACAAAACGCAGTATTTCAGAGTAA
- the cgi121 gene encoding KEOPS complex subunit Cgi121 — protein sequence MITVKLVGGAKKSFSKEQLEIGKSDITIQELIDLLLQLQPDDSPKLDTENILIAINGADSSAMDGKSTIIKNNDVVSIIPVIHGGASKKLLYKISSKQIQILQIKGKKAIDVKFLDDLRKKYPKLQLQAVSSQFVLNSYHMKKILSLSLESQKNDILLSNKPETDILMRFALTKQISAAIASVGIKPNADFILIAIGNKTNLHSLHKELSPLIIPLFSKNNTIFLKKSFKISKKQIDCVYSKTPLEDILVEKAAVLL from the coding sequence ATGATTACTGTAAAACTAGTTGGCGGTGCCAAGAAATCTTTTTCAAAAGAACAACTAGAAATTGGAAAATCAGACATTACTATTCAAGAACTAATTGATCTATTATTACAATTACAACCAGATGATTCTCCAAAATTAGACACTGAGAACATTCTGATTGCCATTAATGGTGCTGATTCTTCTGCAATGGATGGAAAATCAACTATAATCAAAAACAATGATGTAGTTAGTATCATTCCTGTAATTCATGGCGGTGCTTCAAAGAAATTACTCTACAAAATATCTTCAAAACAGATACAGATTCTACAAATCAAAGGAAAAAAGGCAATTGATGTAAAGTTTCTCGATGATCTAAGAAAAAAATATCCCAAACTCCAACTTCAGGCAGTATCAAGCCAGTTTGTTTTGAATAGTTATCATATGAAAAAAATCTTATCTCTTTCACTAGAGTCTCAAAAAAACGATATCTTACTTTCAAACAAACCTGAAACCGATATCTTGATGCGCTTTGCATTGACAAAACAAATATCTGCTGCAATTGCATCTGTTGGAATAAAACCAAATGCTGATTTTATTTTAATTGCAATTGGAAACAAAACTAATCTACACTCTTTGCACAAGGAATTATCTCCATTAATCATTCCATTGTTTTCAAAAAACAATACAATCTTTCTAAAAAAATCTTTTAAGATTTCAAAAAAACAAATTGATTGCGTTTACTCCAAGACTCCTCTAGAAGATATTCTAGTAGAAAAGGCAGCAGTTTTACTCTGA
- a CDS encoding TatD family hydrolase, with the protein MTWYFDSHIHLSDPHYSSDMDFTLQEMEFLKIKACCVSMDAENSLQTLELAKKSNLVLPFIGIHPECTNDDLEKVVDLIENNHDTLAGIGEIGLDPTYTNNDEDSKRQTVVFETLLSCAEKSHKPVSIHSRKSLDDILQIMTSYNTEHALLHWFDGSKKQLQKAMDMGFFVSFGPVMIYANDKQTLLSKSDESKILVETDGPVRFSRCFEMKSAQISFIPSVIFAASKVLGKSFDDTASLLEKNSNSYLGI; encoded by the coding sequence ATGACATGGTATTTTGATTCTCACATACATTTGTCAGATCCTCACTATTCTTCTGATATGGATTTTACTTTACAGGAAATGGAGTTTTTGAAAATCAAAGCTTGTTGCGTGTCTATGGATGCAGAAAATTCACTACAAACTTTGGAGCTTGCAAAAAAAAGCAATCTTGTATTACCCTTTATTGGAATTCATCCTGAATGTACAAATGATGATTTAGAAAAAGTTGTTGATCTGATAGAAAACAATCATGATACACTTGCAGGAATTGGTGAAATAGGACTTGACCCTACGTATACCAACAACGATGAAGACTCTAAAAGACAAACTGTTGTCTTTGAAACTCTTCTGTCTTGTGCAGAAAAATCCCACAAACCAGTATCTATTCATTCTAGAAAGAGTTTAGATGATATTTTACAAATAATGACTTCATATAATACTGAGCATGCACTACTTCACTGGTTTGATGGAAGCAAAAAACAACTGCAAAAGGCCATGGATATGGGATTTTTTGTTTCCTTTGGTCCTGTGATGATCTATGCTAATGACAAACAGACTTTGTTATCAAAAAGTGACGAATCAAAAATTCTTGTAGAGACCGATGGTCCTGTTAGATTTTCTAGATGTTTTGAAATGAAATCCGCACAAATCAGCTTTATTCCCAGTGTGATTTTTGCTGCCTCCAAAGTTCTAGGCAAATCATTTGATGACACTGCATCATTGCTAGAAAAAAATTCAAACTCCTATCTTGGAATATAG
- a CDS encoding histone family protein: protein MKSSELGLSAMYRILKKAGAERVSDESADELRRVIEEVANGIAKSAVDMASHAGRKTVKGEDVKLASKPFNKF from the coding sequence ATGAAATCATCAGAATTAGGTCTATCTGCCATGTATAGAATTCTGAAAAAAGCAGGTGCCGAAAGAGTTAGTGATGAATCTGCAGATGAATTAAGAAGAGTGATTGAAGAAGTAGCAAATGGTATTGCTAAAAGTGCAGTAGATATGGCTTCTCATGCAGGTAGAAAAACGGTAAAAGGAGAAGATGTGAAATTGGCTTCAAAACCATTTAACAAATTCTAA
- a CDS encoding cupredoxin domain-containing protein: MKKITTLSIIGIITIVALVVAFSTDVDPQPEPVPESTADSVPEIFQSESEIQGDVVMPTKVSRPGCEKEDKCYIPSIITISVGESVTWVNEDSAFHSVTSGFYDAPIDLFDSGYLDPFEAYTLTFDESGTFDYFCTLHPWMEGQVIVE, from the coding sequence ATGAAAAAAATAACTACTTTATCTATAATTGGAATTATTACCATAGTAGCTTTAGTTGTTGCTTTTTCAACTGATGTAGACCCACAACCTGAACCGGTTCCTGAATCTACAGCGGATTCAGTTCCAGAAATTTTTCAATCAGAGTCTGAGATTCAAGGCGATGTTGTAATGCCAACAAAAGTTTCACGACCTGGTTGTGAGAAAGAAGATAAATGTTACATCCCATCTATAATTACAATTAGCGTAGGGGAATCAGTAACATGGGTAAATGAAGACTCTGCATTTCATAGTGTCACATCTGGATTTTATGATGCACCAATAGATCTTTTTGATAGTGGATATTTGGATCCTTTTGAAGCATACACACTTACTTTTGATGAATCAGGAACTTTTGATTATTTTTGTACCTTACATCCTTGGATGGAAGGACAAGTTATTGTTGAATAA
- a CDS encoding AIPR family protein translates to MAQNGNGLLEYIPGSHTLLVQKNSTPPLEGFAENIRGSIHEYAENSKSDVEKGNNFLQWILTRVFEATEDDAADAIVDGANDLGIDAYLPVDFSDNTIRLFQSKYGTSHSLEAIAKFKEDAKRLLSKDVTKMRPELAQLVTKIKEKNLKVKCCYVTDQKVEYHDDLVEVIDEEKIIQKLWDRIKKPAAGKKSSIRLEKMLRHENTILGILKLRELTEFVSKNRDYVFESNIRQWMQFKTTVNKGLRETLQSNPNKFFFYNNGITIVVSDFSDLGENMIELHAPQIVNGAQTSNSILDHSKRTKNMDGSMTVTIIKADDEQEQNNITKYRNSQNSVRGKDLVSLMDFHKSIKSQLKNCGYFYEIQAGSFDTKSKSKQCEYAGDSTYNNYLPDNHKKVIVAKDAIQSLVAGIEQRPTEAYSSPAQFLPRGSKYDDIFNDNLKDDYRILLYPYLVKEYAKKSLKYGKKGGHKTKRYATLFFVAVYFRILHKNILESKGDFKGDIRKIEPVFRSFKLNSRILKLTDIIVTKFLEDTVVDDEIEMANTKHNFFSQHVWNETMLRVIDKKIRQEEDEILALKKLTNSLL, encoded by the coding sequence TTGGCTCAAAACGGAAATGGGTTGTTAGAATACATACCTGGTTCACACACACTATTAGTTCAAAAAAACTCTACCCCACCTCTTGAAGGGTTTGCAGAAAATATCAGAGGTAGCATACATGAATATGCTGAGAACTCAAAAAGTGATGTCGAGAAAGGAAATAATTTTCTCCAGTGGATATTAACGCGAGTTTTTGAGGCTACAGAGGATGATGCTGCAGATGCAATTGTAGATGGAGCAAACGACTTGGGCATTGATGCATATCTTCCAGTAGATTTTTCAGATAATACAATTAGATTATTTCAATCAAAGTATGGAACATCTCATTCACTAGAAGCAATTGCAAAATTCAAAGAAGATGCAAAAAGGTTACTTTCAAAAGACGTGACTAAAATGAGACCAGAGTTAGCTCAGCTTGTTACAAAAATAAAGGAAAAAAATCTTAAAGTAAAGTGCTGTTATGTAACAGATCAAAAAGTAGAGTACCATGATGATCTAGTTGAAGTAATTGATGAGGAAAAAATTATTCAGAAATTATGGGACAGAATAAAGAAACCAGCAGCAGGAAAAAAGTCATCTATACGACTAGAAAAGATGCTAAGACACGAAAATACGATTTTAGGAATTTTGAAACTTCGTGAACTTACAGAGTTTGTAAGTAAGAATAGGGACTATGTTTTTGAATCAAATATCAGACAATGGATGCAGTTTAAGACTACAGTTAACAAAGGCCTGCGCGAAACATTGCAAAGTAATCCTAACAAATTCTTTTTTTATAATAACGGAATAACTATTGTAGTAAGCGATTTTTCAGATCTGGGCGAGAACATGATTGAGCTTCATGCACCACAGATAGTAAACGGTGCTCAAACATCAAACTCCATACTTGATCATTCAAAGAGAACAAAAAACATGGATGGTTCAATGACAGTAACAATAATCAAAGCAGATGATGAACAAGAACAAAATAATATTACAAAGTATAGAAATTCTCAGAACTCAGTAAGAGGAAAGGATTTAGTTTCTTTGATGGATTTTCACAAATCAATAAAATCACAATTAAAAAATTGTGGCTATTTTTATGAAATTCAAGCAGGTTCTTTTGATACAAAATCAAAATCCAAACAATGTGAATATGCAGGAGACTCTACATACAACAATTACCTTCCAGATAATCACAAAAAAGTCATTGTTGCAAAAGATGCAATCCAGTCTTTAGTTGCAGGAATTGAACAAAGGCCAACAGAAGCATACAGTTCACCAGCTCAATTTCTTCCAAGAGGGAGCAAGTATGATGATATCTTCAATGATAATCTAAAAGACGATTACAGAATTTTGTTGTACCCATATCTTGTAAAAGAATATGCAAAAAAGTCATTAAAGTATGGAAAGAAGGGAGGTCACAAGACAAAAAGATACGCAACATTGTTTTTTGTTGCAGTGTACTTTAGAATTCTCCACAAGAATATTTTGGAATCAAAGGGAGATTTTAAAGGTGATATTAGAAAAATAGAGCCTGTTTTTCGCAGTTTCAAACTTAATTCTAGAATTCTAAAGTTGACAGATATAATTGTGACAAAATTTCTTGAAGATACAGTAGTAGATGATGAAATAGAGATGGCAAATACAAAACACAACTTCTTTTCCCAACATGTTTGGAATGAGACAATGCTTAGGGTAATTGATAAAAAAATTAGACAAGAAGAAGACGAAATATTAGCATTAAAAAAACTAACAAACAGTTTGTTGTGA
- a CDS encoding winged helix-turn-helix domain-containing protein codes for MQIVADLLTVTEQSGQEGIKTTSLLTKANLSHSRLSKFLENLTGAGLINKIEFDGKNTFVITPKGRQYLESYANFSSIAESFGLEL; via the coding sequence ATGCAGATTGTAGCGGATTTGTTGACTGTTACTGAACAGTCTGGACAGGAAGGTATCAAGACAACATCCCTTCTAACAAAGGCAAACTTATCACATTCTAGACTATCCAAATTCTTAGAAAACTTGACCGGCGCAGGTCTGATCAATAAAATTGAATTTGATGGGAAAAACACTTTTGTGATTACGCCAAAAGGAAGACAGTATTTAGAGTCTTATGCAAACTTTTCAAGTATTGCAGAATCATTTGGTTTAGAACTCTAA
- a CDS encoding phosphomannomutase yields MKKTISGIRGIFGEDLNLKDVLEFCNNFSSLVKSQKCVIGKDTRPSGFMIKDTASAALMKNGIDVFNLGTVPTPVVFREARKYGAGIVVSSSHNPIEWNGMKFIIKGRGINEKELPQIIEKQEITKSKIGNEQDISSSYVEDAKKIIGNLENQPEIVVDIGGGAAKGFAPDLLESIGCKVLTLNENLEGCSRGPDPTADNLSELVSASSNKEIGFAFDLDGDRLVVVRNGKKQTPDVTLGLGVAKSLELGYKKFVLSIDTSVSVEKFIKERGGTVQRTKVGEANVIEQMLESNAQAGGEGSSGGFILPEFNYCREGILTSGLISSMLGTKKFNEILNFMESYFQIRDKTAIDSQFHDKVIDDVHSKLSKEYSEVNTLDGVKGIIDEDSWVLIRKSNTEDIIRVSAESNDEEKCRQIVKDTIELVKQSYDKIR; encoded by the coding sequence TTGAAAAAAACAATTTCTGGAATTAGAGGAATATTTGGAGAAGATCTTAATCTAAAAGACGTATTAGAGTTTTGTAACAATTTTTCATCACTAGTAAAATCACAAAAATGTGTGATTGGAAAAGATACAAGACCTTCAGGATTTATGATAAAAGATACAGCTAGTGCAGCATTGATGAAAAATGGAATAGACGTTTTTAATTTAGGAACTGTGCCGACACCAGTTGTTTTTAGAGAAGCAAGAAAGTATGGTGCAGGAATAGTTGTGTCTTCATCTCACAATCCAATTGAGTGGAATGGTATGAAGTTCATCATAAAAGGAAGAGGAATAAATGAAAAGGAGCTTCCACAAATAATCGAAAAACAAGAAATAACAAAATCAAAAATTGGTAATGAACAAGATATTTCATCATCATATGTTGAAGATGCAAAGAAAATCATAGGAAATTTAGAAAATCAACCTGAAATTGTAGTAGATATTGGGGGTGGTGCGGCAAAAGGATTTGCACCTGACTTATTGGAATCTATTGGATGTAAGGTTCTCACACTAAATGAGAACCTAGAAGGATGTTCCAGAGGGCCTGATCCCACTGCAGACAACTTGTCAGAACTTGTTTCAGCATCATCTAACAAGGAAATTGGGTTTGCGTTTGATCTAGATGGCGATCGGTTAGTTGTGGTTAGAAATGGAAAAAAACAAACACCAGATGTAACATTAGGGCTAGGAGTTGCAAAATCATTAGAACTAGGATACAAGAAGTTTGTTCTAAGTATTGATACAAGTGTTTCAGTTGAAAAATTCATCAAAGAAAGAGGTGGAACTGTTCAAAGAACCAAAGTAGGCGAAGCAAATGTTATTGAACAAATGTTAGAAAGTAACGCACAAGCTGGAGGAGAAGGAAGTAGTGGTGGCTTTATTTTACCTGAATTCAATTATTGTAGAGAAGGGATTCTCACCAGTGGTTTAATTTCATCTATGTTAGGAACCAAAAAGTTCAATGAAATTTTGAATTTTATGGAAAGCTATTTCCAAATTAGAGACAAGACTGCAATTGATTCACAATTTCATGACAAAGTAATAGATGATGTGCATTCGAAATTATCTAAAGAGTATTCAGAAGTTAATACATTGGATGGGGTTAAAGGAATTATTGATGAAGACAGTTGGGTATTAATTAGAAAATCAAACACTGAAGACATCATTAGAGTTTCAGCTGAATCAAATGATGAAGAAAAATGTAGGCAAATTGTAAAAGACACAATAGAATTGGTGAAGCAAAGTTATGACAAAATTAGATGA